The segment TGACTAAAAGGCTTTTTGAGGCGGGAAGGGTTTTAGGTATCAGGCTCGTTGACCACATCATTATCGCGCAGGATAGATATTACAGTTTTCGCACCCATGGGC is part of the candidate division WOR-3 bacterium genome and harbors:
- a CDS encoding JAB domain-containing protein, whose translation is TKRLFEAGRVLGIRLVDHIIIAQDRYYSFRTHGLL